The genomic window GCTGAAGAACTACATCCATGCGCTGTTGAAGGCGATGGTGCAGCACGGCGGCTCCGACCTGTTCATCTCGAAGGACTTCCCGCCGACGATGAAGATCCACGGGACGATGAAGGCGCTGTCGTCGCAGAAGCTCTCCGCCGACGTCTCGAAGAAGCTGGCGTGGATCCTGATGAACCGCGACCAGCGGACCGAATTCGAGCGCGAGATGGAATGCAACTTCGCGATCTCGCTGCCCGGCATCGCCCGCTTCCGCGTCAACGTCTTCGTCCAGCAGCAGGCCGTGGGCATGGTCATCCGCACCATCACCAGCGAAATCCCGAACTTCGAGAAACTGGGCCTGCCGCCGGTGCTGAAGGACGTGATCATGGCCAAGCGCGGCCTCGTGCTGGTCGTCGGCGGCACCGGCTCCGGCAAGTCGACGACGATGGCGGCGATGATCGACCACCGCAACAGCACGGCGCCCGGCCACATCATCACCGTCGAGGACCCGGTCGAGTACGTGCACACCTCCAAGCAATGCCTGATCACGCACCGCGAGGTCGGCGTCGACACGATGTCCTGGCACGCCGCGCTGAAGAACACGCTGCGCCAGGCGCCCGACGTCATCCTGATCGGCGAGATCCGCGACCTGGAGACGATGGAGCACGCGCTGGCCTTCGCCGAGACCGGCCACCTGTGCATGGGCACGCTGCACGCCAACAACGCCAACCAGACGCTGGACCGCATCGTCAATTTCTTCCCCGACGAGCGCAAGCCGCAGGTGCTGATGGACATCGCCTCCAACCTCAAGGCGGTCGTCTCGCAACGCCTCGTCCGCTCGCAGGACGGCAAGCGCAAGGCGGCGATCGAGATCCTGCTGAACACCGCGACGGTCGCCGAACTGCTGTCCAAGGGCCAGTCGGCGGCGATCAAGCCGATCATGGACAAGAGCCGCCAGCTCGGCATGCAGACCTTCGACCAGGCCCTCTTCGACCTC from Azospira restricta includes these protein-coding regions:
- a CDS encoding PilT/PilU family type 4a pilus ATPase, producing MIQNEDIIGDELKNYIHALLKAMVQHGGSDLFISKDFPPTMKIHGTMKALSSQKLSADVSKKLAWILMNRDQRTEFEREMECNFAISLPGIARFRVNVFVQQQAVGMVIRTITSEIPNFEKLGLPPVLKDVIMAKRGLVLVVGGTGSGKSTTMAAMIDHRNSTAPGHIITVEDPVEYVHTSKQCLITHREVGVDTMSWHAALKNTLRQAPDVILIGEIRDLETMEHALAFAETGHLCMGTLHANNANQTLDRIVNFFPDERKPQVLMDIASNLKAVVSQRLVRSQDGKRKAAIEILLNTATVAELLSKGQSAAIKPIMDKSRQLGMQTFDQALFDLYDQGHISYDEAIRNADSTNELRLAIKLKSKRGEPSTASGMSLSIEEEKKEEKAEGEEEEKK